Genomic segment of Negativicoccus succinicivorans:
CACCAGTTTCAGGCCGTTGTAATTGACCGGATTGTGGCTGGCCGTCACCATGACGCCGCCGTCCAAACCGTAATGAAACGTCGCGAAATACACCATCTCGGTGCCACAGACGCCGATATCATACACATCCGCGCCGCCGTCTGTCAAACCGCGCGCCAACGCCTCAGAAAGGCGCGGCGAGCTTTCGCGGATATCCCGTCCGATCGCTACTTTGCGCGCCTTGTATTGGTCCGCATACGCGCGTCCGACACGGTAACTTACTTCTTCATCCACTTCCGTCGGCACGATGCCGCGAATGTCATACGCCTTAAAGCCGTTGCGACTCTTCTCCAGTGCTTCCATTTACGTATCCTTTCCCTCTAACCGCTCCAGCATCGTTTGGTAACCGTCCGCGCCGTAACGCAACGCGCGTTTGACGCGGCTGATCGTTGCGGAACTCGCTCCCGTAAGCGATTCGATATCTTCATATTTTTGACCGCTGTGCAGCAACTGCGCCACCTGCCAGCGCATACTCAAGTCTCGCAGCTCGGAAACGGTACACAAATCTTCCAAAAGCGCATACCCTTCCTCGCGCGTTTCAAGTGCCAGCAACGCATCCAGCAGGCTGTCCATTGCCGGGCTGACCAATCTCGGATTTACGCTCATCATTTCCCCTCCTATTATTCTTTATTATAGCACATAGTAAAACAAATACGCTCGTATTACAGCGGCAAAAACAAGCTGTTCATACCGGCATAGGCGAACGTTATGGCGACTTACCAAAACGAATTCCCGCACGCAAAAAGAGATCCTGTACGGGATCTCTTTCGTCATATACGTTAAAAAATAAATTCCGGCTCGTCTTTTGTGATCAGACCGATTTTCACTTGCGCATGAAATACTTCGGTCAGGTATTTTGCCAAAAGGTCACGCCCGCGTTCCAGATCTTCACGGCGATCGGAAAATCCGTCCAAAAGGTAAAGAATATCTTTCGTTTGGGGCGTGATTTTACCGAGTTCGCTTTGCCTCCATAAAAACCGGCGCGTACGCACGGTCGTACCGGATGCGTACACAATCTCTCCGAGGTCCGGCGCTTCCGCAACCGTCTCGCCGAACGGCACGAAGGTATCGTTTTCTCGCGCGCGACGTACGCCGAGCGTGCCCTCCGCCAAAGAGTCGACGGCATGCGCGCCGATCGGCACGGACTCAAGCAATGATGCGGCATTTCCCAAATCGACCAGCGGTGTAATCGAGGTCAGCATTTTTCCTTTGGAAATACGCGTCAAGAGTGCTTCAATGGAACTCGGATATTTATTCGGATTGATACCGACCGCGCGAAACGCTTCGCGGTACGCGGCCAGTTCCGATTATTCCTTTACTTTCACGCCGCGGTATTTTTCCGCCGCTTGCGCCTGCGCTTTCGCAAACAGTTCCGCCACCGCTTGGCTTTTCCGTAACGGCTCGATGCCGGTGGCGACTACCACTCCCACCATATAGTGAGGTAATACGTCAAATACTTCTTCGCTGACAAAATATTTCATACTGCTTCTTTTACTTTACTCACGTATGCGCGCAAATGCGGATAGCAAAAAAGCAGCCTGAAAGCTGCTTTTCAGATTAAAACAAGGCACGACAAATCGCAATCACGATCGTTCCCGGGATACCGAATAAAGCGACGATAATGGCATCCCAAAAGGTCCAGGGAAGTTTCATGAGCATCGCATCGATCAGCCAATACAAGAGTCCGCCGGCAATGATATTACCGATAAACGGAGCTAATGCCCAGCCCAAGACGCGGAAAATTAAAATCGCGATGATCGCAACCACAACAAAAGTAATCAGGGTATTCAATGCTACCATTTTACTCTCCTCCTTACATACTTTGACGGTGGGCGACTGCGCCGGCTAAGGTGACGCCGTCCACAAAACCGATATCTCCACCGGCCGGTAAGCCTCGCGCGATGCGCGTGATCGTAATGCCGATGGGCTTGACCAAACCCGCGATGTAGAGAGCCGTCGCTTCCCCCTCCGCGTCCGGGTCGGTAGCCATAATAATCTCTTTCACCGTATCGTCTCGCAAACGTTCCAAAAGTTCGCGAATATGAAGCTGCTCCGGCTGAATACCGTCCAAAGGCGAAAGCGCGCCATGCAACACATGGTACACACCGTGATATTCATGGCAACGTTCCATGGCTTGCACATCCGTGGGAGATTCAACCACGCAAATCACACTGTGATCACGCCGCGAATCGGCGCAAAATTCACAGGGATCCCGGGTGGACAGATTGCCGCACACAGAGCAGTACTTGGTCTGCGCTTTCGCGGTCTTGATGGCCTCAACAAACGCGTCCACCGACTCCTGCGGCTCTTCCAAAATAAAGTACGCCAAGCGGCGGGCGGTTTTCACGCCGACGCCGGGCAGGCGACGAAATTGTTCCGTCAGCCGCTCTAACGGTTCGTTCATTAAAACATTCCCGGAGGAAGACCCATCCCGCCGGTAATGCGGTTAACTTCCTGCGAAGCCATGTCGTCAATTTTGCGTCCCGCTTCATTGACGGCCGCCGTTACCAAGTCTTCCAGCATTTCGGCGTCCTGCGCTTCCAAGACCGCCGGATCAATTTTTAATTCCGTAATTTGCTTTTCACCGTTCATCACGAGGCGGATCGCACCGCCACCCGCTGTTACTTCGGTTGTTTTTCGTTTCAGTTCCTCTTGCATTTTGGCCATGTCGTCTTGCATTTTTTTGACCTTTTTCATCATGCCGGCCATTTGCGCTTTATTACCAAACATTGATTGCCCCTCTTTCACGGTAGATAAATAGTCCAATACTGTTTTATTCTTCCCATACATATATATCACAGTCACCGGCAAACTGCAAGGCGTTCGCGAGCACCGGATCATTTTGATCCGCGGGGTCAATATCCTCCCGGCGGATCTTGCGGTACTCCCCCGGCGATGTCACCGAAGATGCGGAAACCGCTGTTTTTTCCGATGACGGTGCCGCCGCTTCGTCTCGTTGCAATGCTTCAGCACGAGCGCGCGCTTCATCCGCCTGAGTGCTTTGGGCGGCTACGGCTAAGAGCGTCAGCTCGACGCCGGTGAGTTCCTGCAAAATACCGGCCACTTCCTGTCGGTATTCCGGCCGATTCGCCGCATCGACCAGAAACGCATGCTCAATCGCGATGATGACATGAGTGCCGGCGATTAAAAGAAGTTTCGCATTGCGGTAGCAGGCCGCCTGCGCCATTTTTTTGCGGGCGAAAAGCGCCTCGACAACTTTTTGCCAAATCCCGTCATATTGCGCGGGAAGCACAAAAAAGTCAACGTTCTCCGCCGCTTTTTCCTGCTTCTTCACCGAAGATCTCGTTACCTTTGTTTGAAGTGGCGTTGCGGAAGGAGTCCGCTGCGGCGCAACAGGTTCCGTCGGTAACGGTTGCGCCGACGTTTTGGGCGACACGGCCGTTTTTTTTCGCGCTGACGGCGACGGCACACGTGCCGGTTCTGTCGGCGCAACATGCTCCTCTTCGTCAACGGGAGAAAACGGTGCCACGTTCATTTCCCATTCCGCGGCGCTGACGGCCGCGTCCTCATCATCCGGCGGAGTCGGTTCCGTGCGCCGCGCTTTTGCCGTGACGCCGCGTTGCACGGCTTCTTCCAGTGCGCTTACACGTTGCAGCAAGGCCGGCGAAACAGCCGCCTCTTTATTTTCCAACGCCGTGATGCGCTCTTCCCACTCGGCGGCATTCACTTCCCCGCCGCTGCGGCAAAGCGCCAACAAAGTAAGTTCCGTCGCCATGCGCACGGAGCCGGCAAATCGCGCTTCCCGCAAACCGTCCGCCGTGCGCGTGGCGAGCGTGGCCAAGCGGCCGGCAGGTAGCGTTTGTGCTATGTTTTGTAAGCGCGGAAACGCCTCGCCGTAGATGGCAAGTTCCGGAAAGTCGGGGTCGATTTGACACAAAAGAGCGTCGCGCAGCCATTGCAACAGCTGCTGCAATACGACGGCCGGTTCTTTGCCGGAGCCCAAAATATCCTGAAAAATTTGCAACGTGCGCGCGCTGTCACGCGCCAAAACGGCTTCCGCCAAACCCGTGATTTCTTCCTGGTCCGGCAGTCCTAAAACTGTAGTGACCACGGCTTCCGTGATGGCGCCTCCGGTGCCGGCGCATTGATCCAACAGACTTAGAGCGTCGCGCAAACCGCCTTCCGCACGTACGGCGATCAACCGCGCCGCGCCTTCGCTCAGTTCGATACCCGAACCCTGCGCGACTTTCAACAGTTGCGCGGTGATAGCGGCCACGGAAATACGCCGAAATTCATACCGCTGGCAACGCGAAATAATGGTGGCCGGCAAGCGTTCCGGTTCGGTCGTCGCCAAAATAAACACGACATGTTCCGGCGGCTCTTCCAGTGTTTTCAACAACGCGTTCGCCGCTTCCTTGGTAAGCATGTGCGCTTCATCGATGATATATACTTTGGTCCGCGCAACGGTCGGCAACTGCGCGACGGTATCCCGCAACGCGCGCATCTCGTCAATGCCGCGATTGGACGCCGCGTCAATTTCACTCACATCAAAGGCGGTGCCTTGCGTAATTTCCCGACAACGTTCGCATGCATTGCACGGTTCCGCCGTGGGTCCGTGGATGCAGTTGAGCGCTTTGGCTAAAATTTTCGCCATACTCGTCTTGCCCGTGCCGCGCGGACCGGAAAACAAATACGCATGCGCCACTTTACCGCGGGCTACCGCTTGCGCAAGCGTATGCGCGATCGGATCCTGGCCGACGACGTCGGCGAACGTCTGCGGCCGCCATTTACGATACAATGCCAAGTACGCCATGCCTTGCCCCTTTTCTTTATGAAATAAAAAACGCAGCGGAACGCTGCGATATCCGGTTACCGGCAGAAACCGTTTATGACAACCTCCCGAGTTACCTCGTGGCACATGAAAGGATTCGCTTACTGCTGCTTCCTCTCGGACCTGACAGGGTTCACGAACTTCCATTGCACAAGCCCCGAAAGGTTGCCATAAACGACCTCTGCACAGTCGCCGGTTATTTCATTATACAAAAAACGGTACGAAAGCGCAATACTTCCGTACCGTCATTTCTTACGGATGATGCCGCAACGCCGCGGTCACCGCCGCGTCCAACATAAGCGCGGTCGTTACCGAACCGATACCGCCCGGAACCGGTGTCGCCGCCTGCGCTTTCGCGAGCGCCTCCGGCGCGACATCACCGACGGTTTTGCCGTCCACGCGATGAATGCCGACATCGACGACAACCGCATCTTCACTCACCATATCCGGCGTCACCATCATCGCTTTGCCGACCGCCGCGACCAAAATATCCGCCGCGCGAGTGAAGTGTGGCAAGTCCTGCGTTTTGGAGTGGCAAATGGTAACCGTCGCATTCGCCGCCAGCAATAATTGCACAACGGGTTTACCGATGACATCGCTGCGACCGATCACGACCGCGTGTTTACCGGCGAGCGGAATGTCATAATGCCGCAATGTAGCGAGCACCGCCCGCGCGGTCGCCGGCACAAATGCGGTGCGCCCCGTCACAAGCCGGCCTACCTGCGTCGGTGTCAAACCGTCGATATCCTTGCCCGGCGCAATCGCTTCGACCAGCGAACTGCGATCCAGTCCCGGCGGCAACGGCATTAAAAGTAAAATGCCGTCAATCTGCGAATTCTGATTCAGCGCGTGAATCGTCGCCAAAGCGTCCTCTTGCGTCAGATTTTCCTCGGGCTCGACCCGTTCGACATATAATCCCGCTTGCGTTGCAGACTTCGCTAAAAAGTCGCCGTACATCTGCGCCGCCCGATCCGCGCTGAAACGCACAATGGCCAGCCCCGGAGTAACGCCCTTCGCCGCCAGCATGCGAATTTTTTTCGCCGTGGTTTCCTGCTGCGCGGCCGCTACCGGCGCCCCCTTAAGTTCTCGCATGAATCCTCCTCAAAAAAGACCGACAATGTTTCCGTCCGCCGTCACGTCGATTTTTTCCGCGGCCGGCTTTTTCGGTAATCCCGGCATCGTCATGATGTTGCCGGTAAGAGCGACGATGAAGCCTGCGCCGGCACTGATTTTAAGTTCGCGTACGTGCAGCGTAAAGCCGCTGGGACGGCCCAGTTTGTTCGGATCATCGGAGAACGAATACTGCGTCTTGGCGATGCAGACCGGCAACGCCGCATACCCGCCCGCTTCAATATCGGCCAACGTTTTTTGCGCCGCCGCTTCTAAAACAATATCGTCCGCGCCGTAAATCTCCTGCGCAATCGTACGAATTTTATCGGGAACACTCAATTCGCTCTCATACAGCGGCTGAAAATCAGCGGCGCCCTTGGCAATTTCCTCCAGCACGGCTTGCGCAAGTTCCTTACCGCCTTCTCCGCCTTTGGCAAAAACATCGGACAGCGCGACGGGTACGCCGCGTTCTTCGCAGTATGTACGAATCGCCGCCATTTCTTCCGCCGTGTCGCTGGCGAACGCATTGATCGCCACAACAGCGGGAACATTATATTTGGCAATATTTTCTAAATGTTTGCCGAGGTTTTCTAAGCCCCGCTTAAGCGCGTCGACATCCGGTTCGGTGAGTTCGTTTTTCGCGCGACCGCCGTGCATTTTGAGCGCGCGCACCGTCGCGACCAATACCGCCACTTCCGGTTTTAACTTGCCGTAGCGGCATTTAATATCAAAGAATTTTTCCGCACCCAGATCCGCGCCGAAACCGGCTTCCGTAACGACATAGTCCGCCAGGTGCAACGCGGTTTGGGTGGCCACCAGCGAGTTGCAACCGTGCGCGATATTCGCAAACGGACCGCCGTGCACCAGCGCCGGCACATGCTCAATCGTCTGCACCAGGTTGGGCGAGATCGCGTCTTTCATAAGCGCCGTCATCGCGCCCTGCGCATGCAGGTCGCCGGCCGTTACCGCCTTACCGTCGTAATCGTAGGCGACGATAATGCGGCTGAACCGTTCTTTCATATCTTTGAGATCCTGCGCGAGACACAAAATCGCCATGACTTCGGACGCAACCGTAATATCAAAACCGTCTTCACGCGGCACGCCGTTCACTTTGCCGCCCAAACCGACCACGATGTGGCGCAATGCCCGATCATTCATATCGACCACGCGTTTCCACACGATCCGACGCGGATCAATGCGCAACGTATTGCCCTGTTGCAGATGGTTATCGAGCATGGCCGCCAATAAATTGTGCGCCGCGGTAATGGCGTGCATGTCGCCGGTAAAATGCAAGTTGATATCTTCCATCGGCACCACTTGCGAATAACCGCCGCCGGCGGCACCGCCCTTGATTCCCATGCACGGCCCGAGCGACGGTTCACGCAACGCCACCATCACTTTTTTGCCGAGTTTGGCAAGTCCCTGCGCCAAACCGACCGTGGTGGTCGACTTGCCTTCACCGGCAGGCGTCGGAGAAATCGCCGTAACCAAAATCAAATGTCCGTTTTTTTCGCCGTCCAGCTTACGAATTAAATCATAGCCGATTTTGGCCT
This window contains:
- a CDS encoding B3/4 domain-containing protein, yielding MAAYREAFRAVGINPNKYPSSIEALLTRISKGKMLTSITPLVDLGNAASLLESVPIGAHAVDSLAEGTLGVRRARENDTFVPFGETVAEAPDLGEIVYASGTTVRTRRFLWRQSELGKITPQTKDILYLLDGFSDRREDLERGRDLLAKYLTEVFHAQVKIGLITKDEPEFIF
- a CDS encoding YbaB/EbfC family nucleoid-associated protein — protein: MFGNKAQMAGMMKKVKKMQDDMAKMQEELKRKTTEVTAGGGAIRLVMNGEKQITELKIDPAVLEAQDAEMLEDLVTAAVNEAGRKIDDMASQEVNRITGGMGLPPGMF
- a CDS encoding YerC/YecD family TrpR-related protein: MSVNPRLVSPAMDSLLDALLALETREEGYALLEDLCTVSELRDLSMRWQVAQLLHSGQKYEDIESLTGASSATISRVKRALRYGADGYQTMLERLEGKDT
- the recR gene encoding recombination mediator RecR; the encoded protein is MNEPLERLTEQFRRLPGVGVKTARRLAYFILEEPQESVDAFVEAIKTAKAQTKYCSVCGNLSTRDPCEFCADSRRDHSVICVVESPTDVQAMERCHEYHGVYHVLHGALSPLDGIQPEQLHIRELLERLRDDTVKEIIMATDPDAEGEATALYIAGLVKPIGITITRIARGLPAGGDIGFVDGVTLAGAVAHRQSM
- the dnaX gene encoding DNA polymerase III subunit gamma/tau gives rise to the protein MAYLALYRKWRPQTFADVVGQDPIAHTLAQAVARGKVAHAYLFSGPRGTGKTSMAKILAKALNCIHGPTAEPCNACERCREITQGTAFDVSEIDAASNRGIDEMRALRDTVAQLPTVARTKVYIIDEAHMLTKEAANALLKTLEEPPEHVVFILATTEPERLPATIISRCQRYEFRRISVAAITAQLLKVAQGSGIELSEGAARLIAVRAEGGLRDALSLLDQCAGTGGAITEAVVTTVLGLPDQEEITGLAEAVLARDSARTLQIFQDILGSGKEPAVVLQQLLQWLRDALLCQIDPDFPELAIYGEAFPRLQNIAQTLPAGRLATLATRTADGLREARFAGSVRMATELTLLALCRSGGEVNAAEWEERITALENKEAAVSPALLQRVSALEEAVQRGVTAKARRTEPTPPDDEDAAVSAAEWEMNVAPFSPVDEEEHVAPTEPARVPSPSARKKTAVSPKTSAQPLPTEPVAPQRTPSATPLQTKVTRSSVKKQEKAAENVDFFVLPAQYDGIWQKVVEALFARKKMAQAACYRNAKLLLIAGTHVIIAIEHAFLVDAANRPEYRQEVAGILQELTGVELTLLAVAAQSTQADEARARAEALQRDEAAAPSSEKTAVSASSVTSPGEYRKIRREDIDPADQNDPVLANALQFAGDCDIYVWEE
- a CDS encoding bifunctional 5,10-methylenetetrahydrofolate dehydrogenase/5,10-methenyltetrahydrofolate cyclohydrolase, with amino-acid sequence MRELKGAPVAAAQQETTAKKIRMLAAKGVTPGLAIVRFSADRAAQMYGDFLAKSATQAGLYVERVEPEENLTQEDALATIHALNQNSQIDGILLLMPLPPGLDRSSLVEAIAPGKDIDGLTPTQVGRLVTGRTAFVPATARAVLATLRHYDIPLAGKHAVVIGRSDVIGKPVVQLLLAANATVTICHSKTQDLPHFTRAADILVAAVGKAMMVTPDMVSEDAVVVDVGIHRVDGKTVGDVAPEALAKAQAATPVPGGIGSVTTALMLDAAVTAALRHHP
- a CDS encoding formate--tetrahydrofolate ligase; protein product: MRSDIEIAQAAKLQPITEIAAAAGIEEQYLAPYGRYKAKIGYDLIRKLDGEKNGHLILVTAISPTPAGEGKSTTTVGLAQGLAKLGKKVMVALREPSLGPCMGIKGGAAGGGYSQVVPMEDINLHFTGDMHAITAAHNLLAAMLDNHLQQGNTLRIDPRRIVWKRVVDMNDRALRHIVVGLGGKVNGVPREDGFDITVASEVMAILCLAQDLKDMKERFSRIIVAYDYDGKAVTAGDLHAQGAMTALMKDAISPNLVQTIEHVPALVHGGPFANIAHGCNSLVATQTALHLADYVVTEAGFGADLGAEKFFDIKCRYGKLKPEVAVLVATVRALKMHGGRAKNELTEPDVDALKRGLENLGKHLENIAKYNVPAVVAINAFASDTAEEMAAIRTYCEERGVPVALSDVFAKGGEGGKELAQAVLEEIAKGAADFQPLYESELSVPDKIRTIAQEIYGADDIVLEAAAQKTLADIEAGGYAALPVCIAKTQYSFSDDPNKLGRPSGFTLHVRELKISAGAGFIVALTGNIMTMPGLPKKPAAEKIDVTADGNIVGLF